In one Lolium rigidum isolate FL_2022 chromosome 3, APGP_CSIRO_Lrig_0.1, whole genome shotgun sequence genomic region, the following are encoded:
- the LOC124703469 gene encoding tetrapyrrole-binding protein, chloroplastic-like, translating into MANASLQSFLLQHHHSFLNSTVHDGSPTAALKLTTNASTSISFKLFTSSSSSVTTASTAAPTPVASAAATTSPPTPSLELLGQQLAEGDYRQADETTRALLIYLAGEPARRRGYVFFSEVQFISVEDLRAIDTLWMEHSNGKFGYSVQRRIWEKSVRDYTRLFIKIGWMKKLDSEVEQFNYRAFPDEFIWELNDDTPEGHLPLTNALRGTRLMENIFTHPAFDCPEEKAAEEENNDTGSNAGQNKDDSKVRVRPKIMTDFKPDYSF; encoded by the coding sequence ATGGCAAACGCTTCTCTCCAATCCTTCCTTCTTCAGCACCACCATTCTTTCCTCAACAGCACAGTCCATGACGGCTCCCCTACTGCAGCTCTCAAGCTCACCACCAACGCCAGCACCAGCATTTCCTTCAAGCTCTTCACCAGCAGTTCTTCCTCGGTGACCACAGCATCCACCGCAGCTCCAACTCCggtcgcctccgcggccgcgacaACCTCGCCGCCTACCCCCTCCCTGGAGCTCCTGGGCCAGCAGCTCGCAGAGGGAGATTACCGCCAGGCCGACGAGACCACCCGCGCGCTCCTCATCTACCTCGCGGGCGAGCCTGCACGTCGTCGAGGGTATGTTTTCTTCTCGGAGGTCCAGTTCATCTCTGTGGAGGACCTCCGCGCCATCGACACACTCTGGATGGAGCACAGCAATGGCAAGTTCGGGTACAGCGTGCAGCGGCGGATTTGGGAGAAGTCCGtgcgcgactacacccgcttgtTCATTAAGATTGGCTGGATGAAGAAGCTGGACAGTGAAGTGGAGCAGTTCAACTACAGGGCCTTCCCTGATGAGTTCATATGGGAGCTGAACGATGACACGCCAGAGGGCCATCTGCCCCTCACCAATGCCCTCAGAGGGACACGGCTCATGGAGAACATATTCACTCACCCAGCCTTTGACTGCCCAGAAGAGAAAGCAGCAGAAGAGGAGAACAATGACACAGGCAGCAACGCTGGGCAGAATAAGGATGATAGCAAAGTGAGGGTGAGGCCAAAGATTATGACAGACTTCAAGCCTGACTACTCCTTTTAA